Proteins encoded within one genomic window of Companilactobacillus zhachilii:
- a CDS encoding O-antigen ligase family protein — MQSFIKKYSIFLMLYIVFQPVLDAVTGLMAQAHINITFGVLIRMAVMAVTVFYILMFLILNRDNKHGFRVIAYFVVLGIVSVISLIVNYKQKELFIPSLELTTLAKSVYYPIMLLGYFYAFEELAEDRIINRFFPKVIFYAVNIISIIMIIAHFTNTSFSSYAYYKLGESGWFYAANELSAIVSIAFPIMVWYALKKISNWSRIYYWLTIILAIYAALLIGTKGSLLAILFGTCMAILAAVIHFFQDSSRRKFNAGIVVLLGLTLGGVFAAYPAMAVSRTAELHSDMIKYKKKQAKTKKGITKDQKKYVETNKTVSYLLSGRTVYFENAANNFKKATPAQKIFGMGYATKFKSEKKAKLVEMDYIDIFFQFGFLGTIIYLAPLLYCLIYLIGTFLRKFKDMWSFKWAMLVASVALGFGMALMTGHVIEAPSVSIYFVSILSYAMLNARIFLRTNQNPYTIDVED, encoded by the coding sequence ATGCAAAGCTTTATAAAAAAGTACAGTATCTTCTTGATGCTATATATTGTTTTTCAACCTGTATTAGATGCTGTTACCGGACTGATGGCTCAAGCACATATTAATATTACCTTCGGGGTTTTGATACGCATGGCTGTGATGGCTGTGACTGTATTTTATATTCTGATGTTCTTGATACTTAATAGGGATAATAAACATGGGTTTCGAGTCATCGCGTATTTCGTAGTTTTAGGAATAGTTTCGGTGATTAGTTTAATTGTAAATTACAAACAAAAAGAATTATTTATACCATCGCTAGAATTAACAACTTTGGCAAAAAGTGTGTACTATCCAATCATGTTGCTAGGATACTTTTATGCCTTTGAAGAATTGGCTGAGGATCGAATCATCAACCGCTTCTTCCCAAAAGTAATTTTTTATGCTGTGAATATCATCAGTATTATCATGATTATCGCTCATTTTACTAACACAAGTTTCAGTTCATATGCTTACTATAAGCTAGGTGAAAGTGGCTGGTTCTACGCTGCTAATGAGTTGAGTGCGATTGTTTCAATTGCCTTTCCAATCATGGTTTGGTACGCATTGAAAAAAATTAGCAATTGGTCAAGAATTTATTATTGGCTGACAATTATTTTAGCAATCTATGCCGCCTTGTTGATTGGTACAAAAGGATCACTATTAGCAATTCTCTTTGGTACATGTATGGCAATTTTAGCTGCTGTGATCCACTTCTTCCAAGACAGTAGCAGACGTAAATTTAACGCCGGAATTGTAGTGCTATTAGGTTTGACCTTAGGTGGAGTTTTTGCAGCATATCCAGCTATGGCCGTATCAAGAACAGCCGAATTGCATAGTGATATGATCAAGTACAAGAAGAAACAAGCTAAGACGAAAAAAGGTATCACTAAAGACCAAAAGAAATACGTTGAAACTAATAAAACCGTTTCATACTTGTTGAGTGGTCGAACAGTGTACTTTGAAAATGCCGCTAATAACTTTAAGAAAGCAACCCCAGCTCAAAAAATCTTTGGTATGGGATATGCTACAAAGTTTAAGAGTGAGAAGAAAGCTAAATTGGTTGAAATGGATTATATTGATATCTTCTTCCAATTTGGATTCCTCGGCACAATCATTTACTTAGCACCATTACTATATTGCTTGATTTATCTAATCGGAACTTTCCTTAGAAAATTCAAGGATATGTGGTCGTTTAAATGGGCAATGCTCGTTGCCAGTGTAGCGTTAGGATTTGGAATGGCTTTAATGACAGGACACGTTATTGAAGCACCATCAGTAAGTATTTACTTCGTTTCAATCTTGAGTTATGCGATGTTGAACGCAAGAATTTTCCTTAGAACAAACCAAAATCCATATACAATTGATGTGGAAGATTAA
- a CDS encoding WecB/TagA/CpsF family glycosyltransferase, with the protein MHKNRVNILGTEFDNLTTKQFHKYLDDDLDVNANRFIVTPNPEIVLSARKDTNFSEIVNNADYVIPDGIGIIKGAKSLGTPLPERITGFDTLQYLVETANRKLLKVYLLGSKPEVIQASADKIKKDYPQIDLVGYHDGYFKDETDIVNEIAEKKPNIIFVALGSPKQEIFINKYRNKADAIWIGVGGSFDVFSGTKQRAPKIFQKLNLEWFYRLIKEPTRFGRMLAIPKYMRLIKKEKKNHS; encoded by the coding sequence ATGCACAAAAATAGAGTAAATATTTTAGGTACAGAGTTTGATAATCTCACAACAAAACAATTTCATAAATACTTAGACGACGATCTGGATGTAAATGCAAACAGATTTATCGTAACACCTAATCCCGAAATTGTTCTTTCAGCAAGAAAAGATACCAATTTTTCAGAAATTGTCAATAATGCTGACTACGTAATTCCTGATGGAATTGGGATCATCAAAGGAGCCAAGAGTCTAGGTACTCCGCTACCTGAACGTATCACTGGATTCGATACTTTACAATATTTAGTCGAAACAGCTAACCGCAAACTATTAAAAGTTTATCTACTTGGTTCTAAGCCTGAAGTAATTCAAGCTAGTGCCGATAAAATTAAAAAAGACTATCCTCAAATCGATCTTGTTGGCTATCACGATGGATATTTCAAAGATGAAACAGACATCGTCAACGAAATTGCCGAAAAGAAACCTAACATCATCTTCGTTGCTCTAGGCTCCCCTAAGCAAGAAATTTTTATCAACAAGTATCGTAATAAAGCTGATGCCATTTGGATCGGTGTTGGTGGTAGTTTTGATGTCTTCTCGGGAACTAAACAACGTGCCCCTAAGATTTTTCAAAAACTTAACTTGGAATGGTTCTATCGCCTAATTAAAGAACCTACACGTTTTGGTCGAATGCTTGCGATTCCTAAATATATGCGTTTAATTAAAAAAGAAAAAAAGAATCATTCATAA